A part of Miscanthus floridulus cultivar M001 chromosome 6, ASM1932011v1, whole genome shotgun sequence genomic DNA contains:
- the LOC136459634 gene encoding uncharacterized protein, translating to MAAVSSTSTAYFSTQPQLPTSTADAASSSLVRQPRRSSSFVMVEASSASGSHGGVARTKSLTEDDLDDLKGCLDLGFGFAYSEIPELCGTLPALDLCYSMTRRFLDEQRPPGQELEEEPASPPLPNWRISGPGDDPEEVKARLKYWAQAVACTVKLCS from the exons ATGGCGGCcgtctcctccacctccaccgcctactTCTCCACGCAGCCGCAGCTGCCGACCTCCACCGCCGACGCCGCCAGCAGCAGCCTGGTGCGGCAGCCACGGCGGAGCAGCAGCTTCGTGATGGTGGAGGCGTCCTCTGCCAGCGGCAGCCACGGCGGGGTGGCCAGGACGAAGAGCCTCACGGAGGACGACCTGGATGATCTCAAGGGCTGCCTCGACCTCGGCTTCGGCTTCGCGTACAGCGAGATACCCGAGCTCTGCGGGACGCTGCCCGCGCTCGATCTCTGCTACTCCATGACCCGGAGGTTCCTCGACGAGCAGAGGCCGCCCGggcaggagctggaggaggagcctgCGTCGCCGCCGCTCCCCAATTGGAGGATCTCTGGACCGG GTGACGATCCAGAGGAAGTGAAGGCCAGGTTGAAGTATTGGGCTCAAGCAGTAGCATGCACTGTCAAGCTCTGCAGCTAA
- the LOC136456980 gene encoding CMP-sialic acid transporter 3 isoform X1, with translation MNGEVECSVCHAKVPVPPAVSKAYDSHRSTVSSRQRALNVLLVSGDCVLAGLQPILVYMSKVDGKFKFSPISVNFLTEITKIIFAIVMLFIQARRLKVGDKPLLTVSIFMQAARNNVLLAVPAFLYAINNYLKFIMQLYFNPASVKMLSNLKVLVIAVLLKMIMRRRFSIIQWEALALLLIGISVNQLKSLPEGSSALGLPVAAGAYLYTLFFVTVPALASVYNEKALKSQFDTSIYLQNLFLYGYGAIFNFLGLVITAIIQGPSSFNILEGHSKATMFLICNNAAQGILSSFFFKYADTILKKYSSTIATIFTGVASAVLFGHTLTINFVLGISIVIISMHQYLSNQIKGEVPSSKVEMAEAHDHSRKEPSYVNVPDLVASEAKHRHGSDERQPLLPV, from the exons aTGAACGGGGAGGTGGAATGTAGCGTGTGCCATGCGAAGGTGCCGGTGCCGCCGGCGGTGTCGAAGGCGTACGACAGCCACCGGAGCACCGTGTCGTCGCGGCAGCGCGCGCTAAACGTGCTCCTCGTCTCCGGCGATTGCGTCCTCGCCGGCCTCCAG CCTATATTAGTGTACATGTCAAAAGTGGATGGGAAATTCAAATTTAGCCCAATCAGTGTGAATTTCTTGACAGAGATTACAAAAATTATCTTTGCCATTGTCATGCTATTCATCCAG GCTAGACGTCTAAAGGTGGGAGACAAGCCACTCCTCACAGTATCTATATTTATGCAG GCTGCTCGCAATAATGTTCTTCTTGCAGTACCTGCTTTTCTCTATGCTATCAACAACTATTTGAAGTTCATAATGCAG TTATATTTTAATCCTGCTAGCGTGAAAATGCTGAGTAATCTCAAG GTTCTAGTAATCGCTGTGCTTCTAAAGATGATAATGAGGAGGCGATTTTCCATAATCCAG TGGGAGGCCCTTGCCCTTTTGTTAATTGGAATATCTGTTAATCAGCTGAAATCATTGCCAGAAGGTTCTAGTGCACTAGGTCTTCCTGTTGCAGCTGGAGCCTACCTATATACACTATTTTTT GTAACAGTTCCTGCATTGGCTTCAGTTTACAATGAAAAGGCTCTTAAAAGCCAGTTTGATACCAGTATTTACCTTCAG AACTTGTTTCTGTATGGTTATGGTGCGATATTTAACTTTCTTGGGCTTGTGATCACTGCCATCATCCAAG GGCCCAGTAGCTTTAACATTCTGGAAGGACACTCAAAAGCCACAATGTTTCTTATCTGCAACAATGCTGCACAGGGCATACTGTCGTCATTTTTCTTCAAGTATGCAG ATACAATTTTAAAGAAGTACTCATCAACGATTGCAACTATCTTCACCGGAGTAGCATCTGCTGTATTGTTTGGCCACACACTGACGATAAATTTTGTTCTTGGAATTTCAATAGTAATCATATCTATGCATCAG TATCTTTCTAACCAAATTAAGGGCGAAGTGCCTAGCAGCAAAGTTGAAATGGCTGAAGCCCATGATCACAG CAGAAAGGAACCTAGTTATGTCAATGTGCCTGATTTAGTGGCAAGCGAG GCTAAACACCGCCATGGATCTGATGAGAGGCAGCCACTTCTTCCTGTATGA
- the LOC136456980 gene encoding CMP-sialic acid transporter 3 isoform X2: MNGEVECSVCHAKVPVPPAVSKAYDSHRSTVSSRQRALNVLLVSGDCVLAGLQPILVYMSKVDGKFKFSPISVNFLTEITKIIFAIVMLFIQARRLKVGDKPLLTVSIFMQAARNNVLLAVPAFLYAINNYLKFIMQLYFNPASVKMLSNLKVLVIAVLLKMIMRRRFSIIQWEALALLLIGISVNQLKSLPEGSSALGLPVAAGAYLYTLFFVTVPALASVYNEKALKSQFDTSIYLQNLFLYGYGAIFNFLGLVITAIIQGPSSFNILEGHSKATMFLICNNAAQGILSSFFFKYADTILKKYSSTIATIFTGVASAVLFGHTLTINFVLGISIVIISMHQYLSNQIKGEVPSSKVEMAEAHDHRKEPSYVNVPDLVASEAKHRHGSDERQPLLPV, translated from the exons aTGAACGGGGAGGTGGAATGTAGCGTGTGCCATGCGAAGGTGCCGGTGCCGCCGGCGGTGTCGAAGGCGTACGACAGCCACCGGAGCACCGTGTCGTCGCGGCAGCGCGCGCTAAACGTGCTCCTCGTCTCCGGCGATTGCGTCCTCGCCGGCCTCCAG CCTATATTAGTGTACATGTCAAAAGTGGATGGGAAATTCAAATTTAGCCCAATCAGTGTGAATTTCTTGACAGAGATTACAAAAATTATCTTTGCCATTGTCATGCTATTCATCCAG GCTAGACGTCTAAAGGTGGGAGACAAGCCACTCCTCACAGTATCTATATTTATGCAG GCTGCTCGCAATAATGTTCTTCTTGCAGTACCTGCTTTTCTCTATGCTATCAACAACTATTTGAAGTTCATAATGCAG TTATATTTTAATCCTGCTAGCGTGAAAATGCTGAGTAATCTCAAG GTTCTAGTAATCGCTGTGCTTCTAAAGATGATAATGAGGAGGCGATTTTCCATAATCCAG TGGGAGGCCCTTGCCCTTTTGTTAATTGGAATATCTGTTAATCAGCTGAAATCATTGCCAGAAGGTTCTAGTGCACTAGGTCTTCCTGTTGCAGCTGGAGCCTACCTATATACACTATTTTTT GTAACAGTTCCTGCATTGGCTTCAGTTTACAATGAAAAGGCTCTTAAAAGCCAGTTTGATACCAGTATTTACCTTCAG AACTTGTTTCTGTATGGTTATGGTGCGATATTTAACTTTCTTGGGCTTGTGATCACTGCCATCATCCAAG GGCCCAGTAGCTTTAACATTCTGGAAGGACACTCAAAAGCCACAATGTTTCTTATCTGCAACAATGCTGCACAGGGCATACTGTCGTCATTTTTCTTCAAGTATGCAG ATACAATTTTAAAGAAGTACTCATCAACGATTGCAACTATCTTCACCGGAGTAGCATCTGCTGTATTGTTTGGCCACACACTGACGATAAATTTTGTTCTTGGAATTTCAATAGTAATCATATCTATGCATCAG TATCTTTCTAACCAAATTAAGGGCGAAGTGCCTAGCAGCAAAGTTGAAATGGCTGAAGCCCATGATCACAG AAAGGAACCTAGTTATGTCAATGTGCCTGATTTAGTGGCAAGCGAG GCTAAACACCGCCATGGATCTGATGAGAGGCAGCCACTTCTTCCTGTATGA